In Vibrio lentus, a single genomic region encodes these proteins:
- the pdxA gene encoding 4-hydroxythreonine-4-phosphate dehydrogenase PdxA has product MTTKRLVITAGEPAGIGPDLTLALSQESWPHQLVVCADKTLLAERAKMLGIEVELLDYDSTAPKQPQRSGTLVVKHIPLAEVAVAGQLNEANGHYVLNTLETAAIGCMNDEFDAIVTGPVHKGVINRAGVAFSGHTEFFAEKSNTPLVVMMLATEGLRVALVTTHIPLAYVSQAVTEDRLEQIITILHKDLVEKFAIEKPTIYVCGLNPHAGEDGCLGREEIETITPTLEKIRQKDGINLVGPLPADTIFNEKYLQDADAVLGMYHDQVLPVLKYKGFGRSVNITLGLPFIRTSVDHGTALDLAGKGQADTGSFITALTHAIELVEKKQ; this is encoded by the coding sequence ATGACAACTAAACGCCTTGTCATTACGGCAGGTGAACCAGCGGGAATTGGGCCAGATTTAACTCTCGCCTTATCCCAAGAAAGCTGGCCACATCAGCTCGTCGTTTGTGCGGATAAAACCCTACTAGCAGAACGAGCTAAAATGTTAGGGATCGAGGTTGAGCTGTTGGATTACGACTCAACAGCGCCTAAGCAACCTCAACGCTCTGGCACGCTGGTAGTCAAACACATTCCACTAGCTGAAGTCGCCGTCGCGGGTCAACTTAATGAAGCGAACGGCCACTACGTATTAAATACATTAGAAACCGCAGCAATTGGCTGTATGAATGATGAATTTGATGCTATTGTCACCGGCCCTGTTCACAAGGGTGTAATTAACCGAGCTGGCGTTGCTTTTAGCGGCCATACCGAGTTCTTTGCAGAGAAGTCCAATACTCCACTTGTCGTGATGATGTTGGCAACAGAAGGGCTGCGTGTTGCTCTCGTAACAACGCACATCCCACTAGCTTATGTATCTCAAGCAGTGACCGAAGATAGATTAGAGCAAATCATTACTATTCTGCATAAAGATTTGGTCGAAAAGTTTGCTATAGAGAAACCAACTATTTACGTTTGTGGATTGAACCCACATGCGGGTGAAGATGGTTGTTTGGGTCGTGAAGAGATAGAAACTATCACCCCTACGCTAGAAAAAATTCGCCAGAAAGATGGTATTAATTTAGTTGGCCCATTGCCAGCAGACACCATCTTTAATGAAAAATATTTGCAAGATGCAGATGCTGTTTTAGGTATGTATCACGACCAAGTACTCCCGGTATTGAAATACAAAGGGTTTGGTCGCTCAGTGAACATCACGCTTGGCTTACCGTTTATTCGCACATCAGTCGATCACGGTACCGCCTTAGACTTGGCAGGGAAAGGCCAAGCCGATACAGGGAGCTTTATAACAGCGCTCACGCACGCCATTGAATTAGTAGAGAAAAAGCAATGA
- the surA gene encoding peptidylprolyl isomerase SurA: MTLWKRTLIAIAATCTLSTSFAAPVELDSVKVIVNEGVILQSDIDASMKTLRANAKKSGQTLPSQDVLNEQVLEKLIIDTIQTQEAERIGVRIDDARLDQAIEGIAKDNNQTVEQLTASVAEEGLSYNAFREQVRKEIAASEARNALVRRRINILPAEVDNLADILAQETNATVQYKIGHIQLRFNDDQTKEELEAQATDLVEELNNGKDFSTMAYTYSKGPKALQGGDWGWMRKEEMPTIFADQIKMQNKGSIIGPFRSGVGFHILKIEDVKGLETVAVTEVNARHILIKPTVILSDDGAKEQLEEITRRVNAGEASFGDLAQQYSQDPGSAVQDGELGYQTPDLYVPEFKHQVETLPEGKISAPFKTVHGWHIVEVLDRREVDRTDSALKNKAYQILFNRKFNEEAGAWLQEVRASAFVEMVEDDQDDN, from the coding sequence ATGACATTGTGGAAACGCACATTAATTGCTATCGCAGCGACTTGTACTTTATCAACAAGCTTTGCAGCGCCAGTCGAGCTAGACAGCGTAAAAGTTATCGTTAACGAGGGCGTTATCTTGCAAAGCGACATCGATGCTTCGATGAAGACGCTACGTGCAAACGCTAAGAAAAGCGGTCAAACATTGCCATCGCAAGACGTGCTCAATGAGCAAGTGCTCGAAAAACTGATCATCGATACTATTCAAACTCAAGAAGCGGAACGTATTGGCGTTCGTATTGATGATGCTCGACTGGATCAAGCGATTGAAGGCATCGCGAAAGACAACAACCAAACGGTTGAACAACTCACCGCGTCTGTTGCTGAGGAAGGCCTTAGCTACAACGCATTTCGTGAGCAAGTAAGAAAAGAGATTGCAGCAAGTGAAGCTCGCAATGCCTTGGTTCGCCGTCGTATTAATATCCTTCCTGCAGAAGTAGACAACCTAGCGGACATCTTAGCGCAAGAAACCAATGCTACTGTTCAATACAAAATTGGCCACATTCAACTTCGATTCAATGATGACCAAACCAAAGAAGAATTAGAAGCACAAGCGACTGATTTAGTGGAAGAGCTAAACAACGGCAAAGACTTCAGCACCATGGCTTATACTTACTCTAAAGGCCCTAAAGCGCTGCAAGGTGGTGATTGGGGTTGGATGCGTAAAGAAGAGATGCCTACGATTTTTGCAGACCAAATCAAAATGCAGAACAAAGGCAGCATCATCGGTCCTTTCCGAAGTGGTGTTGGCTTCCATATTCTAAAAATTGAAGACGTAAAAGGTTTGGAAACCGTTGCAGTTACCGAAGTAAATGCACGTCATATTTTGATTAAACCAACGGTTATCCTGAGTGATGACGGTGCCAAAGAGCAGCTTGAAGAAATCACGCGTCGCGTAAACGCAGGTGAAGCGAGCTTTGGTGACCTTGCACAGCAATACAGCCAAGACCCAGGTTCAGCTGTTCAAGACGGCGAGTTAGGCTACCAAACACCTGACTTGTACGTACCAGAGTTCAAACACCAAGTAGAAACACTACCTGAAGGTAAAATCAGTGCACCATTCAAAACGGTTCATGGCTGGCACATTGTTGAAGTACTTGATCGCAGAGAAGTAGACCGTACCGATTCAGCTTTAAAGAATAAAGCATACCAAATTCTATTTAACCGTAAGTTCAACGAAGAAGCTGGCGCTTGGCTACAAGAAGTAAGAGCGAGTGCTTTTGTTGAAATGGTTGAGGATGACCAAGATGACAACTAA
- a CDS encoding threonine/serine exporter family protein, with protein sequence MTIFELLLGLLNDMFFAAIPAVGFALVFNVPQRALIYCALGGSIGHGSRYLMMHFGIPIEWATFFAATIVGMIGVHWSHKLLAHPKVFTVAALIPMVPGVFAFKAMIAMVEINRAGYNPELLAMLMENFLKSMFIIAGLAIGLAVPGLLFYRRRPIV encoded by the coding sequence ATGACTATCTTTGAATTATTGCTCGGCCTTTTGAATGATATGTTTTTTGCGGCGATACCTGCCGTCGGTTTTGCACTGGTCTTTAACGTGCCACAACGTGCGTTGATCTATTGTGCTCTTGGAGGATCCATTGGCCACGGTAGCCGTTACTTAATGATGCATTTCGGCATTCCCATCGAATGGGCAACGTTCTTCGCTGCGACTATTGTCGGGATGATTGGGGTTCATTGGTCACACAAACTGTTGGCGCACCCAAAGGTATTTACCGTCGCCGCTTTGATTCCGATGGTACCAGGAGTTTTTGCGTTCAAAGCGATGATCGCTATGGTAGAAATTAACAGAGCAGGGTATAACCCAGAGTTGCTCGCCATGTTGATGGAGAACTTCTTAAAGTCGATGTTCATTATCGCGGGGCTAGCGATTGGCTTGGCGGTGCCGGGGCTGTTATTCTACCGTCGTAGACCTATCGTCTAA
- the rplU gene encoding 50S ribosomal protein L21 produces the protein MYAVFQSGGKQHRVSEGQTLRLEKLDVETGATVEFDKVLLVANGEEIAVGAPLVEGGKVTAEVVQHGRGDKVKIVKFRRRKHSRKQAGHRQWFTEVKITGINA, from the coding sequence ATGTACGCTGTTTTCCAATCTGGTGGCAAACAACACCGAGTAAGCGAAGGTCAAACACTTCGTTTAGAGAAATTAGACGTTGAAACTGGTGCAACTGTAGAATTTGATAAAGTTCTTCTTGTTGCTAACGGCGAAGAAATCGCTGTTGGTGCACCTCTTGTTGAAGGTGGCAAGGTTACTGCAGAAGTAGTACAACACGGTCGTGGCGATAAAGTAAAAATCGTTAAGTTCCGTCGTCGTAAGCACTCGCGTAAGCAAGCTGGTCACCGTCAGTGGTTCACAGAAGTGAAAATCACTGGCATTAACGCTTAA
- a CDS encoding symmetrical bis(5'-nucleosyl)-tetraphosphatase, whose protein sequence is MSNYIVGDIQGCFDELQLLLETINFDKQQDTLWIAGDLVARGPKSLETLRFVRNLGGSAKVVLGNHDLHLLAVSLGLFSAKPKDKTQPILDAEDRDQLLEWLRQQPLMQEHPEFVMTHAGISPQWDLEQARTENQEITSLLKSDRWQWLIENMYSNTPDLWSKELQDIERYRYAINSFTRMRFCSPDGRLDMACKLPPNEITDEPLIPWFDLSQRITLEKTVLFGHWAALEGYSGKDVIGLDTGCVWGGELTILRWEDKKFFTQDAL, encoded by the coding sequence GTGTCGAATTATATTGTCGGAGACATCCAAGGATGCTTCGACGAACTTCAGTTACTGCTTGAAACCATCAACTTTGATAAACAACAAGATACGTTATGGATCGCCGGAGACTTAGTTGCTCGTGGCCCTAAATCCTTAGAGACGTTACGTTTTGTTCGTAACCTTGGCGGTTCAGCGAAGGTGGTATTGGGTAACCATGATTTACATCTACTTGCGGTATCCTTAGGCCTCTTTTCAGCCAAACCAAAAGACAAGACTCAACCCATTCTTGATGCTGAAGACCGTGACCAATTGCTGGAATGGTTAAGACAACAACCCTTGATGCAAGAGCACCCAGAGTTTGTCATGACACATGCAGGCATCTCACCTCAATGGGACTTGGAACAAGCACGTACAGAGAACCAAGAAATAACATCGTTGCTCAAATCGGACCGTTGGCAGTGGCTTATCGAGAATATGTACAGCAACACACCGGACCTCTGGAGTAAAGAGTTGCAAGACATAGAGCGCTATCGCTATGCAATCAATAGCTTCACTCGAATGCGCTTTTGCTCTCCCGATGGCCGACTCGACATGGCGTGCAAACTGCCGCCCAATGAAATTACGGATGAACCTTTGATACCCTGGTTTGACCTTTCACAGCGCATTACACTCGAAAAAACCGTGTTGTTTGGGCACTGGGCAGCCTTAGAAGGCTATTCCGGAAAAGATGTGATTGGCTTAGATACGGGATGTGTTTGGGGAGGAGAATTGACGATACTTCGCTGGGAAGATAAAAAGTTTTTCACTCAAGATGCGCTATAG
- the apaG gene encoding Co2+/Mg2+ efflux protein ApaG, which translates to MDISTPCIKCQVHSKYIEEQSEPSKNRYVFAYIITIKNLSKTTVQLMSRRWLITDSNGKQLTIEGDGVVGQQPVIEANDEYTYTSGTVIETPVGVMQGHYVMTDHKGIDFITEVDPFRLAIPNILN; encoded by the coding sequence ATGGATATATCTACGCCTTGTATCAAATGCCAAGTTCATTCTAAATATATTGAAGAACAATCTGAGCCATCTAAGAATCGCTACGTTTTCGCTTACATCATTACCATCAAAAATCTAAGTAAAACAACGGTACAACTTATGTCTCGCCGCTGGCTGATCACCGATTCCAACGGTAAACAACTCACCATAGAAGGTGATGGCGTGGTTGGACAGCAACCTGTGATTGAAGCCAATGACGAATACACATACACCAGTGGCACCGTCATCGAAACCCCAGTGGGAGTCATGCAGGGACACTATGTAATGACCGATCATAAAGGCATTGATTTCATAACAGAAGTCGACCCATTTAGACTGGCTATCCCCAATATTCTTAACTAG
- the cgtA gene encoding Obg family GTPase CgtA gives MKFVDEASVKIEAGDGGNGTVSFWREKFVAKGGPDGGDGGDGGDVYIQADENLNTLIDYRFQRFYNAERGENGRGGNCTGKRGKDMTMKVPVGTRAVDIHTNEIVAEVAEHGKKVMVGKGGWHGLGNTRFKSSVNRAPRQKTMGTKGEVRELRLELLLLADVGMLGLPNAGKSTFIRSVSAAKPKVADYPFTTLIPSLGVVSVVPEKSFVVADIPGLIEGAADGAGLGIRFLKHLERCRVLLHMIDILPIDGSDPIQNALTIIDELEQYSEKVAQKPRWLVFNKVDLMPEEEADEKIQEIVEALGWEGEYFKISAVNKIGTKDLCFKLGEFMENLPREVEAIEEEEKVNFMWDDYHKDAMAGKNVVTEDDDDWDDWDDEEDDGHVIYVRD, from the coding sequence ATGAAATTCGTTGATGAAGCATCAGTAAAAATAGAAGCCGGTGATGGCGGTAATGGTACAGTAAGCTTTTGGCGCGAAAAATTCGTCGCTAAAGGTGGTCCTGACGGCGGTGATGGCGGTGATGGTGGTGATGTTTACATTCAAGCGGATGAAAACTTAAACACACTGATCGATTACCGTTTCCAACGTTTTTACAATGCAGAGCGTGGCGAAAATGGCCGCGGTGGTAACTGTACTGGTAAACGTGGTAAAGATATGACCATGAAAGTACCTGTAGGTACTCGTGCTGTTGATATCCACACTAATGAAATCGTTGCTGAAGTTGCTGAACATGGCAAGAAAGTCATGGTTGGTAAAGGTGGTTGGCACGGTCTTGGTAATACGCGTTTTAAGTCGTCTGTTAACCGTGCTCCTCGTCAAAAGACAATGGGTACTAAAGGTGAAGTTCGCGAACTGCGTTTAGAGCTTCTTCTATTAGCGGATGTTGGTATGCTTGGCTTGCCAAACGCTGGTAAATCGACTTTTATTCGCTCAGTATCTGCTGCGAAACCAAAAGTTGCTGATTACCCGTTTACCACGCTAATCCCTAGCTTAGGTGTTGTGAGTGTTGTCCCTGAAAAGAGCTTCGTTGTCGCTGACATCCCAGGTCTAATTGAGGGTGCAGCTGATGGCGCTGGTCTTGGTATTCGTTTCTTGAAGCACCTTGAGCGTTGTCGTGTTCTTCTACACATGATCGATATTTTGCCGATTGATGGTTCTGATCCTATTCAGAATGCACTGACGATCATTGACGAGCTAGAGCAATACAGCGAAAAAGTGGCACAGAAACCTCGCTGGTTAGTATTCAACAAAGTTGATCTAATGCCTGAAGAAGAAGCGGACGAAAAGATTCAAGAAATCGTCGAAGCTTTAGGTTGGGAAGGCGAGTACTTCAAGATCTCTGCTGTAAACAAGATCGGCACGAAAGATCTTTGCTTTAAACTGGGTGAGTTCATGGAGAACCTACCTCGTGAAGTTGAAGCAATTGAAGAAGAAGAAAAAGTTAACTTTATGTGGGATGACTACCATAAAGATGCGATGGCCGGTAAGAATGTTGTTACTGAAGATGACGACGATTGGGATGACTGGGATGACGAAGAAGATGACGGTCATGTTATCTATGTTCGTGACTAA
- the folA gene encoding type 3 dihydrofolate reductase encodes MIISMIAAMANNRVIGKDNQMPWHLPADFAWFKRSTMGKPVVMGRKTYDSIGRPLPGRLNVVISRDESLEIEGVTTVTSIEKALELVSDVDEVMIIGGGSIYESCLPKANKLYLTYIDLEVDGDTQFPSWGEGWKQSFSEIYQADEKNKHNMEFVILER; translated from the coding sequence ATGATCATCAGTATGATAGCGGCAATGGCAAACAACCGTGTAATTGGTAAAGATAATCAGATGCCATGGCATTTACCTGCAGATTTCGCATGGTTTAAACGCTCAACTATGGGCAAACCTGTCGTGATGGGACGTAAGACTTACGATTCAATTGGACGTCCTTTACCGGGGAGGTTGAACGTTGTAATCAGCCGCGATGAGAGTTTAGAAATCGAAGGCGTAACGACGGTAACTTCGATTGAAAAAGCACTAGAGCTGGTAAGTGATGTTGATGAAGTGATGATCATCGGTGGCGGTTCTATCTATGAAAGCTGCTTACCTAAAGCGAACAAGCTATACCTGACTTATATCGACCTCGAAGTTGATGGCGATACACAGTTCCCTAGTTGGGGAGAAGGTTGGAAGCAGAGCTTTAGTGAAATTTATCAAGCCGATGAGAAGAATAAACACAACATGGAATTTGTTATTCTCGAGCGTTAA
- a CDS encoding threonine/serine exporter family protein, whose translation MASEQRAISRLVAQSGQMLLAHGAESTLVGDIMRRIGIACGVNEVEVALSANALVVTTVMDDHCITTTRSCADRGINMQVITDIQRICIMMEKGILDYDLAYKKIQNISPERYNRWLVVVMIGLSCASFSHLAGGDWQVFMMTFIASACGMIVRQEIGHRHFNPLLNFAITAFVTTTISAQAVLYNIGGQPTIVMASSVLMLVPGFPLINSVADMLKGHINMGLARFTMASLLTLATSLGIVAAMSLSDVWGWAS comes from the coding sequence ATGGCATCAGAACAAAGAGCGATCTCAAGGTTAGTCGCTCAGTCAGGACAAATGTTATTGGCACACGGTGCCGAGAGCACACTGGTCGGTGATATTATGCGCCGCATCGGTATTGCTTGTGGAGTGAATGAGGTTGAAGTTGCACTGTCAGCCAATGCGTTGGTCGTGACAACTGTAATGGATGATCATTGCATAACGACTACTCGAAGCTGTGCTGATCGTGGCATTAACATGCAGGTTATCACCGACATTCAACGCATTTGTATCATGATGGAGAAGGGAATTCTCGATTATGATTTGGCGTATAAAAAGATTCAAAACATCAGCCCCGAGCGCTACAACCGTTGGTTAGTGGTTGTGATGATAGGGTTGTCGTGCGCCTCTTTTAGCCACCTTGCGGGCGGAGACTGGCAAGTCTTCATGATGACTTTTATCGCATCAGCTTGCGGCATGATCGTCAGACAAGAAATTGGTCATCGCCATTTTAATCCCTTATTAAACTTTGCTATCACAGCGTTTGTTACGACAACTATTTCAGCGCAAGCGGTTCTTTATAACATCGGTGGCCAACCCACTATCGTCATGGCTTCTTCTGTGCTGATGCTTGTACCCGGTTTCCCTTTAATTAACTCTGTTGCGGATATGCTTAAAGGCCATATTAATATGGGGCTAGCCCGCTTCACCATGGCCAGTTTGTTAACGTTGGCAACAAGCTTAGGCATTGTTGCGGCTATGAGCCTTTCGGACGTGTGGGGGTGGGCAAGCTAA
- the rpmA gene encoding 50S ribosomal protein L27, with protein MAHKKAGGSTNNGRDSESKRLGVKRFGGESVLAGNIIVRQRGTKFHAGTNVGIGKDHTLFALTEGKVKFAVKGPKNRKFVSIEAE; from the coding sequence ATGGCACATAAAAAAGCTGGCGGTTCTACTAATAACGGCCGCGATTCAGAAAGCAAACGTCTTGGTGTTAAGCGTTTTGGTGGTGAATCTGTTCTTGCAGGTAACATCATCGTTCGTCAACGTGGTACTAAGTTCCACGCTGGCACAAACGTTGGCATCGGTAAAGACCATACTCTTTTCGCTCTTACTGAAGGTAAAGTGAAATTTGCAGTAAAAGGTCCTAAAAACCGTAAGTTTGTAAGCATCGAAGCTGAGTAA
- the rsmA gene encoding 16S rRNA (adenine(1518)-N(6)/adenine(1519)-N(6))-dimethyltransferase RsmA: MRNDVHLGHKARKRFGQNFLNDPYIIDGIVSSINPLPGQNLVEIGPGLGAITEPVGKLVDKFTVIELDRDLAERLRNHPDLAEKLTIYEGDAMKFDFEQLVKPNNKLRIFGNLPYNISTPLMFHLFEFHKDVQDMHFMLQKEVVNRLAAGPGTKAYGRLTVMAQYYCKVTPVLEVPPTAFVPPPKVDSAVVRLQPYEVLPYPAKDLKWLDRVCREGFNQRRKTVRNCYKSLIDKEVLEELGVNPGMRPENLTLEQFVDMANWLHDSHNADK; this comes from the coding sequence ATGAGAAATGATGTCCACTTAGGGCACAAAGCGCGTAAACGTTTTGGTCAAAACTTCCTTAACGATCCATACATTATTGATGGAATCGTATCGAGTATTAACCCACTACCAGGCCAGAACTTAGTCGAAATCGGCCCTGGTCTTGGTGCGATTACTGAGCCTGTTGGCAAGCTTGTCGACAAGTTCACAGTAATTGAACTGGATAGAGATCTTGCTGAACGTCTGCGTAATCACCCTGATCTTGCTGAAAAGTTAACGATCTATGAAGGCGATGCAATGAAGTTCGATTTCGAACAACTTGTTAAGCCAAACAACAAGCTACGTATCTTCGGTAATTTGCCATACAACATCTCGACACCATTGATGTTCCACCTTTTTGAGTTCCATAAAGACGTGCAAGACATGCACTTTATGCTTCAAAAAGAAGTGGTTAACCGATTGGCAGCGGGCCCTGGTACCAAAGCTTACGGTCGTCTAACGGTTATGGCTCAATATTACTGTAAAGTCACTCCTGTGCTAGAAGTGCCACCAACAGCATTTGTTCCGCCACCGAAAGTAGACTCTGCAGTCGTTCGCCTTCAGCCTTATGAAGTACTGCCTTACCCGGCAAAAGATCTTAAGTGGCTGGATCGCGTATGTCGCGAAGGCTTTAACCAGCGTCGCAAAACAGTACGTAACTGCTACAAGAGCCTAATCGACAAGGAAGTGCTTGAAGAGCTAGGTGTAAACCCTGGCATGCGCCCTGAGAACCTGACGCTCGAACAGTTTGTCGATATGGCGAACTGGTTGCACGACAGTCACAACGCTGACAAATAA